One Pogoniulus pusillus isolate bPogPus1 chromosome 13, bPogPus1.pri, whole genome shotgun sequence genomic window, CTTGAGTCACACCATTTGTAAGCAGGAAAAGACACCCCCAAGTTTCCCCcacccacctctgtgccctgtcCCCAGAAAGGTTTAACAGGGACCTGCTGTCCTTGGGGaccacctcagctgctgtgggATCCCCCAGGGCTGCATTCACAGCCCTTGCTCCAGATGCTGAGAAGTCCCTTGGCCCCATCCTTGATACACTCCAGCTTGGGCCTGCTTggcctggggacagggaggtcCTCGTGGCAGGACCTGGGAAGAGCATCATGTTGGCACCACCTTGGTGCCATCAACACAAGTGCCATCAACAAGATGTCCTCCTCTCATCTGGTCTCCTTCAGCAGTGGGATATCcccactgcagtgctgggaaccagcaccccctgagcagcctcagaCACAACCTGACCCATCTAGTACTGGaatgctcctcctcctcccactgcagccctgctcaggtGCCCAGCTGAACCCACTGGaatgctcctcctcctcccattgCAGCCCTGCTGAGGTGCCCAGCTGAACCCACTGGaatgctcctcctcctcccactgcagccctgctgaggtGCTCGGCTGAGTCCACACCAACTCATTGCACACCTgagtgccctgcctgctgccacttaCTTTTCAGTCCGGGGTTGGGAGTTTTCTCCACATACTGCACAGGCCCACAGGCGCTCTCTCCGCTCCGGATGCCGTCCAACTGCTGCTCtacctgctgccaggctggagaaggggcagaaacaGGCAGTGAGTGGGTTTGGGAGGGTAATTTCCcagcccaggaaggctgcaggagaggagcaggtggTGCAAAGGAGGGCACCACCACCCAGTctggagaccccatccctgccaCCAAGGTTCTCACAGCATGATGTAGCTGTCTCAGAGGGGCCCCACATGTTCCAGCCTCCCCACCCAGGATGtgacagcaagcagcaggctCCTGTGCCCAGGGTCCCCTGCCCTCACCCTCATAGACGAAGCGAACATTCTCCTCGTGGGCCAATGTGTAGCACTCCTCGGGGGCAGAGATCTGCGGCAGCAGCACCTGCGGCCTCTTGCCATTCACTCTGTTGAAGACGAGcttctgggctgggctggccagagaagcagagtgagagtgagggagggggcaggtggCTCTTCCCACCACAGTCCCAAGCGAGGCCAGGGGCTGCCCTGCTACCCCAGGTTGCCCCACAGCATGCATGCTCACCCATAACCCCAGTCAggccaggggcagagctgtagacctgctcagccctgcccccagGGGAGGGGACCAAAAAGAACCCAGTCActcaagaaaagagaaaagtaggagctgcccagctcccggccaccctccagccccagccccaagcAGAGTCCTTACAAGAAGGTCTTCCCCTGAAACCGCTGGCGTCAGGAAAATGGAGTGAAATGCAGCTGGGCGCTGGGCAGGAGAATGCACCGTGGTCAAGCACCCAAGGCTTGCTGGAGCAGTCCTGACCCCCCAGCACATGCCCAGGGTGTCACTggactggaacaaaactgggagCACATCAGGCCTCCTCAGAGCCGGGACCCCCTCCTGGGTGCAGGGCACTTCTGCCTCAGATTGGCAACagcaaaagcaggcagagaaaaggagaaggctctgagaccTGGGCATGTTTGATGCAGAACTTCAGCATTTTGGCTTTTCTGCCCAGCTTCGGGGCAGGACACATCTGCAACGGCCACGTTCCTCAGGGGACAAAGTCTAAGGGGCCCA contains:
- the MCRIP2 gene encoding MAPK regulated corepressor interacting protein 2 is translated as MYTLTRGPSKLATQRRTGPTQQAVESSKLGELRGRLQPGAWPPASPAQKLVFNRVNGKRPQVLLPQISAPEECYTLAHEENVRFVYEAWQQVEQQLDGIRSGESACGPVQYVEKTPNPGLKNFVPIDLEEWWAQQFLAKIQNSS